The Manihot esculenta cultivar AM560-2 chromosome 11, M.esculenta_v8, whole genome shotgun sequence genome includes a region encoding these proteins:
- the LOC110626864 gene encoding G-type lectin S-receptor-like serine/threonine-protein kinase CES101 isoform X2 yields MAINQRSLIVLSFLCYFLLIRPSHSFTDTLLQGQQLKDHDHLISADGSFKLGFFSPGTSRSRYLGIWYNVVDENKIFIAKKKEVWVANRDNPLSDASGILTIDKSGKLTILHGDNSTIPLSSVEAASNVSAELLNSGNFVLKEMNLDGSTKQILWQSFDYPTDTLLPGMKLGFDDKKMKIWSLTSWINDNIPAQGSFSLTIAMGFNNRTSQLVIWWKGSIYWTSGMWQSGRFELASQLSNEGHPDFSFISNDGLNYFTYSLSQSENHSLSRYMIDSSGSLLEIGGMAPFGACSYKSDPGCVAQKMPDCRSQNVWFEAKKGFMSAEGQKFMESSNLSSFDCQAKCLNNCSCAAYAYSSANQTVCEIWSQGITFTEKYDETRVIYVLRGKKAKRWIWAAITFPVLMATLVACSVYYFIQRRNRMAENDAEQEILLCVLETEATDSSPTGKLNDVKRDRKKSHELNFFSFESIVSATNNFAAANKLGEGGFGPVFKGKLNDSQQQQVAVKRLSRNSGQGLAEFKNELLLIAKLQHTNLVRLIGCCIQREEKILIYEFMPNKSLDSFLFDPEKKHLLDWKKRLHIIEGIAQGLLYLHKYSRLRIIHRDLKASNILLDAEMNPKISDFGMARIFGKNESEAKTIRIIGTHGYMAPEYALKGVVSIKIDVFSFGVLLLEIVSSKKSYKNYSSECPLNLIGLAWELWSEARGLEFMDPTLEESCSPNEVLRSIHIGLLCVQDQATDRPTMSDIVSMLTNETLDLPAPKQPAFFLDRSADEREVHRNSSENSLNSASITVVEAR; encoded by the exons ATGGCTATCAATCAAAGAAGCCTAATCGTTCTAAGTTTTTTATGTTATTTCCTGTTGATTCGTCCCTCTCATTCGTTTACAGACACGTTACTACAAGGCCAACAGCTTAAGGACCACGATCACTTGATTTCAGCAGATGGGAGTTTCAAGTTAGGATTCTTCAGCCCTGGCACTTCAAGAAGCCGATATTTGGGAATATGGTACAACGTTGTAGAtgagaataaaattttcattgccAAGAAGAAGGAGGTGTGGGTTGCCAACAGAGATAATCCACTCTCTGATGCATCTGGAATCCTGACAATAGATAAATCTGGCAAGTTGACAATATTGCATGGAGACAATTCCACCATTCCATTAAGTTCTGTTGAAGCAGCAAGCAATGTAAGTGCAGAACTGTTGAATTCTGGGAATTTTGTATTGAAAGAGATGAATTTAGATGGTTCAACAAAGCAGATTCTATGGCAAAGCTTTGATTACCCAACAGACACACTATTGCCTGGAATGAAACTTGGATTTGatgataaaaaaatgaaaatttggtCACTTACTTCTTGGATAAATGACAACATCCCAGCTCAAGGTTCTTTTTCACTTACCATTGCCATGGGTTTCAACAATCGTACCAGCCAACTCGTCATATGGTGGAAAGGAAGCATATATTGGACTAGTGGAATGTGGCAAAGTGGGCGTTTTGAACTAGCATCTCAGTTATCAAATGAAGGTCATCCAGACTTTAGCTTCATCTCTAATGATGGCCTGAATTACTTCACATATTCCTTGAGTCAAAGTGAGAATCATAGTTTATCAAGATATATGATAGATTCAAGTGGTTCACTGCTAGAAATAGGGGGGATGGCACCATTTGGTGCTTGTTCCTACAAATCTGATCCTGGTTGTGTAGCTCAAAAGATGCCTGATTGCAGGAGCCAGAACGTTTGGTTTGAGGCCAAGAAAGGATTCATGTCTGCTGAAGGACAGAAGTTCATGGAAAGTTCCAACTTGAGCTCTTTTGATTGTCAAGCAAAGTGCCTGAACAATTGTTCTTGTGCAGCATATGCTTATAGCAGTGCAAACCAAACTGTTTGTGAGATATGGAGTCAAGGGATTACGTTCACAGAGAAATATGACGAAACCAGAGTCATATATGTCCTCAGAGGAAAGAAAG CGAAGAGGTGGATATGGGCTGCCATAACATTTCCAGTTCTTATGGCTACACTCGTGGCTTGTTCAGTGTATTACTTCatacaaagaagaaacagaatggCAG AGAATGATGCAGAACAGGAGATTTTACTATGTGTATTAGAAACTGAGGCAACAGATTCAAGTCCAACTGGGAAGTTAAATGACGTTAAAAGAGACAGGAAGAAGAGCCATGAGCTGAATTTTTTCAGCTTTGAAAGCATAGTATCTGCTACAAATAATTTTGCAGCTGCAAATAAGCTGGGTGAAGGTGGATTTGGACCAGTTTTCAAG GGAAAACTAAATGATAGCCAGCAGCAGCAAGTTGCAGTAAAAAGACTTTCAAGAAATTCTGGGCAAGGACTAGCAGAATTTAAGAATGAACTTTTGCTAATTGCAAAGCTGCAGCATACTAATCTTGTCAGGCTTATTGGCTGCTGCATTCAGAGAGAAGAGAAGATACTAATCTATGAATTCATGCCAAACAAAAGCTTGGATTCTTTTCTATTTG ATCCTGAGAAAAAGCACTTATTGGACTGGAAAAAGCGCCTCCATATCATAGAAGGCATTGCTCAAGGACTTCTTTACTTGCATAAATATTCAAGATTGAGAATAATTCATAGAGATTTGAAAGCAAGTAACATTTTGCTTGATGCTGAAATGAATCCCAAGATATCAGATTTCGGCATGGCTAGAATATTTGGGAAGAATGAATCAGAAGCAAAAACTATCAGAATCATTGGTACACA TGGCTATATGGCTCCAGAGTATGCTTTGAAAGGCGTTGTTTCAATTAAAATAGATGTATTCAGCTTTGGGGTTCTACTACTTGAGATAGTGAGCAGCAAGAAGAGTTACAAAAACTATAGTTCTGAATGTCCACTCAACCTTATAGGACTT GCATGGGAGCTGTGGAGTGAAGCTAGAGGCTTAGAGTTTATGGATCCAACTCTGGAAGAATCATGTTCGCCTAATGAAGTTCTGAGATCCATTCATATTGGCCTCTTGTGCGTACAAGATCAGGCAACAGATAGACCAACTATGTCAGACATTGTTTCTATGCTAACAAATGAAACTTTGGATCTGCCTGCACCAAAACAACCGGCATTTTTTCTTGATAGATCTGCAGATGAGCGGGAGGTTCACAGAAACAGTTCAGAAAATTCTTTAAACAGTGCATCAATTACAGTGGTGGAAGCTAGATAA
- the LOC110626864 gene encoding G-type lectin S-receptor-like serine/threonine-protein kinase CES101 isoform X1 encodes MAINQRSLIVLSFLCYFLLIRPSHSFTDTLLQGQQLKDHDHLISADGSFKLGFFSPGTSRSRYLGIWYNVVDENKIFIAKKKEVWVANRDNPLSDASGILTIDKSGKLTILHGDNSTIPLSSVEAASNVSAELLNSGNFVLKEMNLDGSTKQILWQSFDYPTDTLLPGMKLGFDDKKMKIWSLTSWINDNIPAQGSFSLTIAMGFNNRTSQLVIWWKGSIYWTSGMWQSGRFELASQLSNEGHPDFSFISNDGLNYFTYSLSQSENHSLSRYMIDSSGSLLEIGGMAPFGACSYKSDPGCVAQKMPDCRSQNVWFEAKKGFMSAEGQKFMESSNLSSFDCQAKCLNNCSCAAYAYSSANQTVCEIWSQGITFTEKYDETRVIYVLRGKKAKRWIWAAITFPVLMATLVACSVYYFIQRRNRMAAENDAEQEILLCVLETEATDSSPTGKLNDVKRDRKKSHELNFFSFESIVSATNNFAAANKLGEGGFGPVFKGKLNDSQQQQVAVKRLSRNSGQGLAEFKNELLLIAKLQHTNLVRLIGCCIQREEKILIYEFMPNKSLDSFLFDPEKKHLLDWKKRLHIIEGIAQGLLYLHKYSRLRIIHRDLKASNILLDAEMNPKISDFGMARIFGKNESEAKTIRIIGTHGYMAPEYALKGVVSIKIDVFSFGVLLLEIVSSKKSYKNYSSECPLNLIGLAWELWSEARGLEFMDPTLEESCSPNEVLRSIHIGLLCVQDQATDRPTMSDIVSMLTNETLDLPAPKQPAFFLDRSADEREVHRNSSENSLNSASITVVEAR; translated from the exons ATGGCTATCAATCAAAGAAGCCTAATCGTTCTAAGTTTTTTATGTTATTTCCTGTTGATTCGTCCCTCTCATTCGTTTACAGACACGTTACTACAAGGCCAACAGCTTAAGGACCACGATCACTTGATTTCAGCAGATGGGAGTTTCAAGTTAGGATTCTTCAGCCCTGGCACTTCAAGAAGCCGATATTTGGGAATATGGTACAACGTTGTAGAtgagaataaaattttcattgccAAGAAGAAGGAGGTGTGGGTTGCCAACAGAGATAATCCACTCTCTGATGCATCTGGAATCCTGACAATAGATAAATCTGGCAAGTTGACAATATTGCATGGAGACAATTCCACCATTCCATTAAGTTCTGTTGAAGCAGCAAGCAATGTAAGTGCAGAACTGTTGAATTCTGGGAATTTTGTATTGAAAGAGATGAATTTAGATGGTTCAACAAAGCAGATTCTATGGCAAAGCTTTGATTACCCAACAGACACACTATTGCCTGGAATGAAACTTGGATTTGatgataaaaaaatgaaaatttggtCACTTACTTCTTGGATAAATGACAACATCCCAGCTCAAGGTTCTTTTTCACTTACCATTGCCATGGGTTTCAACAATCGTACCAGCCAACTCGTCATATGGTGGAAAGGAAGCATATATTGGACTAGTGGAATGTGGCAAAGTGGGCGTTTTGAACTAGCATCTCAGTTATCAAATGAAGGTCATCCAGACTTTAGCTTCATCTCTAATGATGGCCTGAATTACTTCACATATTCCTTGAGTCAAAGTGAGAATCATAGTTTATCAAGATATATGATAGATTCAAGTGGTTCACTGCTAGAAATAGGGGGGATGGCACCATTTGGTGCTTGTTCCTACAAATCTGATCCTGGTTGTGTAGCTCAAAAGATGCCTGATTGCAGGAGCCAGAACGTTTGGTTTGAGGCCAAGAAAGGATTCATGTCTGCTGAAGGACAGAAGTTCATGGAAAGTTCCAACTTGAGCTCTTTTGATTGTCAAGCAAAGTGCCTGAACAATTGTTCTTGTGCAGCATATGCTTATAGCAGTGCAAACCAAACTGTTTGTGAGATATGGAGTCAAGGGATTACGTTCACAGAGAAATATGACGAAACCAGAGTCATATATGTCCTCAGAGGAAAGAAAG CGAAGAGGTGGATATGGGCTGCCATAACATTTCCAGTTCTTATGGCTACACTCGTGGCTTGTTCAGTGTATTACTTCatacaaagaagaaacagaatggCAG CAGAGAATGATGCAGAACAGGAGATTTTACTATGTGTATTAGAAACTGAGGCAACAGATTCAAGTCCAACTGGGAAGTTAAATGACGTTAAAAGAGACAGGAAGAAGAGCCATGAGCTGAATTTTTTCAGCTTTGAAAGCATAGTATCTGCTACAAATAATTTTGCAGCTGCAAATAAGCTGGGTGAAGGTGGATTTGGACCAGTTTTCAAG GGAAAACTAAATGATAGCCAGCAGCAGCAAGTTGCAGTAAAAAGACTTTCAAGAAATTCTGGGCAAGGACTAGCAGAATTTAAGAATGAACTTTTGCTAATTGCAAAGCTGCAGCATACTAATCTTGTCAGGCTTATTGGCTGCTGCATTCAGAGAGAAGAGAAGATACTAATCTATGAATTCATGCCAAACAAAAGCTTGGATTCTTTTCTATTTG ATCCTGAGAAAAAGCACTTATTGGACTGGAAAAAGCGCCTCCATATCATAGAAGGCATTGCTCAAGGACTTCTTTACTTGCATAAATATTCAAGATTGAGAATAATTCATAGAGATTTGAAAGCAAGTAACATTTTGCTTGATGCTGAAATGAATCCCAAGATATCAGATTTCGGCATGGCTAGAATATTTGGGAAGAATGAATCAGAAGCAAAAACTATCAGAATCATTGGTACACA TGGCTATATGGCTCCAGAGTATGCTTTGAAAGGCGTTGTTTCAATTAAAATAGATGTATTCAGCTTTGGGGTTCTACTACTTGAGATAGTGAGCAGCAAGAAGAGTTACAAAAACTATAGTTCTGAATGTCCACTCAACCTTATAGGACTT GCATGGGAGCTGTGGAGTGAAGCTAGAGGCTTAGAGTTTATGGATCCAACTCTGGAAGAATCATGTTCGCCTAATGAAGTTCTGAGATCCATTCATATTGGCCTCTTGTGCGTACAAGATCAGGCAACAGATAGACCAACTATGTCAGACATTGTTTCTATGCTAACAAATGAAACTTTGGATCTGCCTGCACCAAAACAACCGGCATTTTTTCTTGATAGATCTGCAGATGAGCGGGAGGTTCACAGAAACAGTTCAGAAAATTCTTTAAACAGTGCATCAATTACAGTGGTGGAAGCTAGATAA